A single region of the Wenzhouxiangella sp. XN24 genome encodes:
- a CDS encoding serine hydrolase domain-containing protein — MMFPVLPLKSTVSAVLSLALIACTATGPGRPTPPGTEAQQAIEAILAPWVSDSAPGVAVAVSKDGEIVFARGAGMANLEHGEPITPDSVFQVASVSKQFTAFATLLLVSEGKIGLDDDIRTYIPQLAEHPVTVTIRHLLNHMGGLREVNTLAAMAGWLDDDIQTHAQLMELVTRQRGVNFAAGARVEYSNTGYMLLAEIVSRVSGMPFEQFTRERIFAPLGMTNTRFKASRNDLVRGRASSYFPATDGFRNVVAAGESTGSTGLYTTALDLLKWTENFQARRVGEDIVFDLMEKRAAALDGEDATFAKGQEQRQYKGLETWSHGGRDAGYRSFLLRVPAEGFAVAVLSNRTDFDTARLAFAVVDAFLSSSPFYRPDEPENWEPASSAQLKSYAGHYEMYPGVIFTISADSEGLKFAALNAPENEYQVLPQIGRHRFLVSPAADISIAFHDPVEGQSPGFSYTIGLHGTLKGRRVELAPFDPATVELSDYLRTCESPELAARYVFSISGDTLFAKHPRRPAFALAPYQVDAFTGEGPLQEIIFTRDRNGNVSGLRASASLADDVTFRCTAR, encoded by the coding sequence ATGATGTTTCCAGTCTTGCCCCTGAAATCCACTGTCAGCGCGGTGTTGAGCCTCGCGCTGATCGCTTGCACCGCAACAGGCCCCGGCAGGCCAACGCCGCCCGGTACTGAGGCCCAGCAAGCCATCGAAGCGATCCTGGCGCCCTGGGTGTCCGACAGTGCGCCGGGCGTCGCGGTCGCGGTATCGAAAGACGGCGAAATCGTGTTCGCGCGCGGCGCAGGCATGGCGAACCTGGAGCACGGAGAACCCATCACGCCGGACTCGGTTTTCCAGGTGGCCTCCGTGTCCAAGCAGTTCACCGCGTTCGCGACGCTCCTGCTCGTCTCGGAAGGGAAGATCGGGCTGGATGACGACATCCGGACGTATATTCCCCAGCTCGCTGAACATCCCGTGACGGTCACGATCCGCCACCTGTTGAATCACATGGGCGGCCTTCGGGAAGTGAATACCCTTGCGGCGATGGCGGGGTGGCTGGACGATGACATCCAGACCCACGCACAACTCATGGAACTGGTCACGCGCCAGCGCGGCGTGAATTTCGCAGCAGGTGCGCGGGTCGAATACAGCAACACCGGTTACATGCTGCTCGCCGAAATCGTGTCGCGCGTCTCCGGGATGCCGTTCGAACAGTTCACGAGAGAGCGGATCTTTGCGCCGCTCGGCATGACCAACACGCGCTTCAAGGCGAGCAGGAACGATCTCGTGCGCGGACGGGCCAGTTCGTATTTCCCTGCAACCGACGGGTTCAGGAACGTCGTCGCGGCGGGGGAGAGCACCGGTTCCACCGGCCTCTACACCACGGCCCTGGACCTGTTGAAGTGGACGGAGAACTTCCAGGCCCGGCGGGTCGGCGAAGACATCGTGTTCGATTTGATGGAAAAACGTGCCGCTGCCCTGGACGGCGAAGACGCCACCTTCGCCAAGGGACAGGAACAGCGCCAGTACAAGGGACTCGAGACATGGTCCCACGGCGGGCGCGACGCGGGTTATCGGTCGTTCCTGCTGCGCGTCCCTGCCGAAGGGTTCGCGGTTGCCGTGCTAAGCAACCGGACGGACTTCGACACCGCCAGGCTGGCGTTCGCCGTCGTCGATGCATTCCTCTCGAGTTCACCATTCTATCGCCCCGATGAACCGGAAAATTGGGAACCGGCTTCGTCCGCACAACTGAAAAGCTACGCAGGGCACTACGAAATGTACCCCGGCGTGATTTTCACTATCTCCGCGGACAGCGAAGGACTGAAGTTCGCTGCACTGAACGCGCCGGAAAACGAGTACCAGGTGCTGCCGCAGATCGGCCGGCACAGGTTCCTCGTTTCACCGGCCGCAGACATTTCCATAGCATTCCATGACCCGGTGGAGGGCCAGTCCCCCGGGTTCAGCTACACGATCGGATTGCACGGAACACTGAAAGGGCGCCGCGTGGAACTGGCGCCCTTCGATCCGGCGACCGTCGAGCTCTCGGACTATCTCCGGACCTGCGAGAGCCCCGAGCTCGCTGCGCGCTACGTCTTCAGTATTTCCGGCGACACGCTCTTTGCGAAGCACCCGCGGCGTCCGGCGTTCGCCCTGGCCCCCTACCAGG
- a CDS encoding helix-turn-helix domain-containing protein gives MPASILETTIDITLGNFFAVISTLVGFTCCLLAVFLFAVPSARRLPNRLLAVFLVLTAIELSAWLWVTPGNAGEWLNALRLALGKLQMPIFFGFFVATCYSDFRPRWRDTLHLVPFMVALAMTLPGSQVPFASGSTALHLTELESHVFWIASHVQYYAYMVAVIMVLVQFRRLFHAHHSGDRSEVLTWLTQLAAVSLFAHTLILVRNVLLFTSATDVVLALQVIGILLALAITSWIALKSLLQPHLFRDVDRRLIALTGGADQVHQKAEVPSPQLERLHAFMDADEPYLDPGLTLASLSAQVAMTPRDLSELLNRSLGVHFFDFINGYRIEKAQHLLLAEPRQSVLQILYAVGFNSKSSFNTAFKKHSGVTPSAFRAQQPAAPGPYAKAPQAFDF, from the coding sequence ATGCCCGCGTCGATCCTGGAGACGACCATAGACATCACCCTCGGCAACTTTTTCGCCGTGATCTCCACCCTGGTCGGGTTCACCTGCTGCCTGCTGGCGGTCTTTTTGTTTGCCGTGCCGTCGGCCCGCAGGTTACCGAACCGATTGCTTGCCGTTTTCCTGGTCCTGACGGCCATCGAGCTGAGCGCCTGGCTGTGGGTCACGCCGGGGAATGCCGGCGAATGGCTCAATGCTTTGCGGCTGGCGCTCGGGAAACTGCAGATGCCGATCTTCTTCGGCTTTTTCGTGGCCACCTGTTATTCGGACTTCAGGCCAAGGTGGCGCGACACGCTCCATCTCGTCCCCTTCATGGTTGCGCTCGCCATGACATTACCCGGCAGCCAGGTTCCCTTCGCATCCGGATCCACCGCGCTGCACCTTACCGAGCTGGAAAGCCACGTCTTCTGGATCGCGTCGCACGTCCAGTACTACGCGTACATGGTGGCGGTCATCATGGTGCTCGTGCAGTTCCGGAGACTGTTTCACGCGCATCATTCGGGTGACCGCTCGGAGGTCCTGACGTGGCTGACGCAGCTCGCGGCCGTGTCGCTGTTCGCCCACACACTCATCCTGGTCCGCAACGTGTTGCTCTTCACCAGCGCGACCGATGTGGTGCTCGCGTTGCAGGTCATCGGCATCCTGTTGGCGCTCGCCATCACGAGCTGGATTGCGCTCAAGTCGCTGCTTCAGCCCCACCTGTTCAGGGATGTGGACCGGAGGTTGATCGCGCTCACCGGTGGCGCGGACCAGGTGCACCAGAAGGCCGAGGTTCCCAGTCCACAACTGGAGCGCCTGCATGCATTCATGGACGCCGACGAACCCTACTTGGACCCTGGGCTGACGCTGGCCTCGCTGTCTGCCCAGGTGGCCATGACGCCGAGGGATCTCTCGGAGCTCCTCAACCGGTCCCTTGGAGTTCATTTCTTCGATTTCATCAACGGCTACCGGATCGAGAAGGCGCAACACCTGTTGCTGGCCGAGCCGCGGCAGTCTGTCCTGCAAATCCTCTACGCCGTCGGTTTCAACTCCAAGTCCTCGTTCAATACGGCTTTCAAGAAGCACAGCGGCGTCACTCCGAGCGCCTTTCGGGCGCAGCAACCGGCCGCTCCAGGTCCGTACGCGAAAGCACCCCAAGCGTTCGACTTCTAG